In Sebaldella termitidis ATCC 33386, one DNA window encodes the following:
- a CDS encoding molybdopterin biosynthesis protein, with protein MNNKAYLTNYDINEALDKYIKLLNIKESTEETETKDSLGRISAEGVYAKISNPFYNCSAMDGIAVKAVKTHGANEKNHIILEKGTDYEEVDTGDPIPESFDAVIMVEDIIKESETSVKIHKSAARWENIRSLGEDIVESTLIIGKNHKIRPVDIGAMIAGGISKVHVYKKPLVGIIPTGDEIVELNDNLKIGDIIEFNSKMFAAQVNEWGMESKVYGIAKDKKEDIIAALEKAYKECDVVIINAGSSAGREDYTYDAVSALGKVHIHGIAIKPGKPAILGEINGKPVIGVPGYPVSAYFVMENIVKPVISKYINFFDEKEEIEAVLSRRVMSSLKYLEFIRVKIGLVDEKYIATPLQRGAGTTMSLVNCDGVLEVPQNYEGYEKGETVKLKLLKTQKEIKNTLVLIGSHDPILDTASDMMKNRNFRYTLSSAHVGSMGGITALRNEECHISTMHLLDEETGEYNIPFIKKYIPGKELVLIKFVKRTQGIMVRKDRKFSVSSIEDIKNNNLSFVNRQKGSGTRLLFDYELKKAGINPEEITGYEREELTHLAVAAAVKNGDADCGIGVYSAANIMNLDFIPIGDEHYDLVMPVKYLGLESFLEFLNTIKSDEYKKQLDKMGGYAYDELGKMIYL; from the coding sequence ATGAATAATAAGGCATATCTTACCAATTATGATATAAACGAAGCATTGGATAAATATATAAAATTATTAAATATAAAAGAAAGTACAGAAGAGACAGAAACTAAAGACAGTCTCGGAAGAATAAGTGCCGAAGGCGTTTATGCCAAAATATCCAATCCTTTTTATAATTGCTCTGCAATGGACGGTATTGCGGTAAAAGCAGTAAAAACCCACGGAGCAAACGAAAAAAATCATATAATACTGGAAAAAGGGACAGACTACGAGGAAGTAGATACGGGAGATCCTATTCCTGAAAGTTTTGATGCGGTAATAATGGTGGAAGATATAATAAAGGAAAGCGAAACATCTGTGAAAATCCATAAAAGCGCAGCAAGATGGGAAAATATAAGGTCACTTGGAGAGGATATAGTGGAATCTACCCTTATTATAGGAAAAAACCATAAAATAAGACCGGTAGATATAGGAGCTATGATTGCCGGAGGCATTTCAAAAGTACATGTTTACAAAAAGCCCTTGGTGGGAATTATTCCAACAGGAGACGAAATAGTAGAATTGAATGATAACCTGAAAATAGGTGATATTATAGAGTTTAACAGTAAGATGTTTGCGGCACAGGTAAATGAATGGGGAATGGAATCAAAAGTTTACGGTATCGCAAAGGATAAAAAGGAAGATATTATTGCTGCTCTGGAAAAAGCTTATAAAGAGTGTGATGTGGTAATAATCAATGCCGGCTCTTCAGCAGGCAGGGAAGATTATACATATGATGCTGTGAGTGCGCTGGGGAAAGTTCATATCCATGGAATAGCGATAAAACCGGGGAAACCGGCTATATTGGGTGAAATAAACGGAAAACCTGTGATAGGAGTTCCCGGCTATCCTGTATCGGCATACTTTGTAATGGAAAACATAGTAAAACCGGTAATTTCAAAATATATTAATTTTTTTGATGAAAAAGAAGAGATAGAAGCGGTGTTATCAAGAAGAGTAATGTCTTCACTGAAATATCTCGAATTTATAAGAGTAAAAATAGGTCTTGTAGATGAAAAATATATCGCCACGCCGCTGCAGAGAGGTGCAGGGACTACAATGTCCCTGGTAAACTGTGACGGTGTTTTGGAAGTACCGCAGAATTATGAAGGATATGAAAAAGGTGAAACTGTAAAATTAAAGCTTTTGAAAACTCAAAAAGAGATAAAAAATACTCTTGTTCTTATAGGAAGCCATGATCCTATACTGGATACCGCATCTGATATGATGAAAAACAGAAATTTCAGATACACGCTTTCATCAGCGCATGTGGGAAGCATGGGAGGAATTACTGCCCTCAGAAATGAAGAATGTCACATAAGCACAATGCACCTTTTGGATGAAGAAACAGGGGAATACAATATTCCTTTTATAAAAAAATATATTCCCGGAAAAGAACTGGTTCTTATAAAATTCGTAAAGCGGACACAGGGAATTATGGTCAGAAAAGACAGAAAGTTTTCTGTGAGTTCAATAGAGGATATAAAAAATAATAATCTAAGCTTTGTAAACAGACAAAAAGGATCAGGGACAAGACTTTTATTCGATTATGAGCTGAAAAAAGCAGGAATAAATCCGGAAGAGATAACAGGCTATGAAAGAGAAGAGCTGACACACCTTGCAGTAGCAGCAGCGGTGAAGAATGGAGATGCTGACTGCGGTATTGGTGTTTATTCAGCTGCTAATATAATGAATCTTGATTTTATACCAATAGGCGACGAGCATTATGATTTGGTTATGCCTGTTAAGTATCTCGGATTAGAATCATTTTTGGAGTTTCTTAACACCATAAAAAGTGATGAATATAAAAAACAGCTTGATAAAATGGGGGGATATGCCTATGATGAATTAGGAAAAATGATATACCTGTAG
- a CDS encoding aldehyde ferredoxin oxidoreductase family protein, with protein sequence MKGYVGKILRVNLSDSSISEENLDIEKAKKFIGARGLGAKIMFEEVDPKVDALSPENKLIIATGPCTGYTMPTGGRYMVMTKSPLTGTLAFANSGGRWGAEFKFTGNDVIIFEGKAEKPVYLYIEDDKVEIRDAGHLWGKRVSETTEILKNETDKNAKVMCIGPAGERLSLISAIMNDVDRAAGRGGVGAVMGSKNLKAVVVRGTKKLEYADPAKSKAVAMEKIKILKDNPVAGNGLPTYGTAVLVNIINENGVLPVKNFQGSYAPKADDISGETLRETSLVRNSACYRCTIGCGRWVKLKDGREVGGPEYETIWAFGSDCDNYDLESINEANELCNEYGLDTISAGATIAAAMELREKGLIKDEEIAGDGLSLGWGDSKAIVEWTRKMGEREGFGYELAKGSYRLCDEHGAPELSMTVKKQELPAYDPRGIQGHGITYAVSNRGACHVKGYMISPEILGQPEKLDRFELKGKPAYAKVFHDLTAVVDSLGLCIFTTFGLGAQDFVDMANACYGEEVFDVNSLMEAGDRIWTLEKLYNLRAGIDKDDDTLPKRLLEDEIADGPSKGWVHKLSELLPEYYEVRGWDRTTSVPTDETLKKLGIEEYSWK encoded by the coding sequence ATGAAAGGATATGTTGGGAAAATATTAAGAGTAAACTTAAGTGACTCGAGTATCAGCGAAGAGAATCTGGACATTGAAAAAGCAAAAAAGTTCATTGGTGCCCGTGGGCTGGGAGCCAAAATAATGTTTGAGGAGGTAGATCCTAAGGTAGATGCGTTAAGTCCTGAAAATAAGCTTATTATAGCTACAGGGCCTTGTACTGGGTATACAATGCCGACAGGCGGAAGATATATGGTTATGACCAAATCACCGCTTACAGGAACATTAGCTTTTGCCAATTCAGGAGGAAGATGGGGTGCAGAGTTCAAATTTACCGGAAATGATGTGATTATCTTTGAAGGAAAGGCAGAAAAACCTGTTTATCTTTATATAGAGGATGATAAGGTAGAAATCAGAGATGCAGGTCATTTATGGGGAAAAAGAGTAAGTGAAACTACTGAAATCCTGAAAAATGAAACTGATAAAAATGCAAAGGTAATGTGTATAGGACCGGCAGGTGAAAGATTATCGCTTATTTCGGCAATTATGAATGATGTAGACAGAGCAGCCGGGCGTGGAGGAGTAGGAGCAGTAATGGGTTCCAAAAATCTGAAAGCTGTGGTAGTAAGAGGAACTAAAAAGCTGGAATATGCAGATCCTGCTAAGTCAAAAGCTGTAGCAATGGAGAAAATAAAGATATTAAAGGATAATCCTGTGGCAGGAAACGGGCTTCCTACATATGGAACAGCAGTACTGGTAAACATTATTAATGAAAACGGAGTACTCCCTGTAAAAAACTTTCAGGGATCATATGCACCAAAAGCAGATGATATAAGCGGGGAAACTCTGAGAGAAACAAGTCTGGTAAGAAATTCTGCATGCTACAGATGTACAATAGGGTGCGGAAGATGGGTAAAATTAAAAGACGGAAGAGAAGTAGGAGGTCCGGAATACGAAACAATATGGGCATTTGGTTCTGACTGTGATAACTACGATCTGGAATCTATTAATGAAGCAAACGAGCTTTGCAATGAGTACGGTCTGGATACAATTTCAGCAGGAGCTACTATAGCTGCTGCAATGGAACTGAGAGAAAAAGGTCTTATAAAGGACGAAGAAATAGCCGGAGACGGTCTCAGTCTTGGCTGGGGAGACAGTAAGGCAATCGTGGAATGGACAAGAAAAATGGGAGAAAGAGAAGGATTCGGATATGAGCTGGCAAAGGGTTCATACAGACTGTGTGACGAACACGGAGCACCCGAGCTTTCAATGACTGTAAAGAAACAGGAGCTTCCTGCTTATGATCCGAGAGGAATACAGGGACACGGGATTACATATGCAGTAAGTAACAGAGGTGCTTGTCACGTAAAAGGATATATGATCAGTCCTGAAATACTAGGACAGCCTGAAAAGCTTGACAGATTTGAGCTGAAAGGGAAGCCTGCATATGCCAAGGTTTTCCATGATCTTACTGCTGTGGTTGATTCATTGGGGCTTTGTATATTTACGACTTTTGGTCTTGGGGCACAGGATTTCGTGGATATGGCAAATGCCTGCTACGGAGAAGAAGTATTTGATGTAAACAGTCTTATGGAAGCAGGAGACAGAATATGGACGCTTGAAAAGCTTTATAATCTGCGTGCAGGAATAGATAAAGATGACGACACACTTCCAAAAAGACTTCTGGAAGACGAAATAGCTGACGGACCGTCAAAAGGATGGGTACATAAGCTTTCAGAACTCCTTCCGGAATATTATGAGGTAAGAGGATGGGACAGAACAACAAGTGTTCCTACAGATGAAACATTAAAAAAACTAGGTATAGAGGAATATTCATGGAAATAG
- a CDS encoding RidA family protein, which produces MEKIVISTPNAPAAIGPYAQGIRLGDVVYTSGQLPIDPKTGELVSDDIKKATRQSLENVKAVLEAGGSSVGKIVKVLILLNDINDFAAMNEVYNEFFEGTEYPARSAFEVATLPKNALIEIEAVGHI; this is translated from the coding sequence ATGGAAAAAATAGTAATAAGTACGCCAAATGCTCCAGCAGCAATTGGTCCATATGCACAAGGAATCAGATTAGGAGACGTGGTTTATACTTCGGGACAGCTTCCTATTGATCCAAAAACAGGTGAACTTGTAAGTGATGATATAAAGAAAGCCACAAGACAAAGTCTTGAAAATGTAAAGGCTGTTTTAGAAGCAGGGGGAAGCTCTGTAGGGAAAATAGTAAAGGTACTTATCCTGTTAAATGATATCAATGATTTTGCAGCAATGAACGAGGTATATAATGAGTTCTTCGAAGGAACAGAATATCCTGCAAGATCAGCTTTTGAAGTAGCAACACTGCCTAAAAATGCTCTTATAGAGATAGAAGCAGTAGGGCACATTTAA
- the xdh gene encoding selenium-dependent xanthine dehydrogenase, giving the protein MTYTFNINGKEYGTEIKKNLLDYLRDDLELTGTKNGCSEGACGTCTVILDGKAMRACVLTTEKINGKSIITIEGLSEREREVYAYAFSKTGAVQCGFCIPGMVISSKVLLDKNQNPTLDEIKTALRGNICRCTGYIKIFDAVNLAAEIFRENREVPKVQCKGLVGENLERVDAVEKTLGTGVYVDDIHIEGMLHGSCVRPEFPRILVKKIDIQKAKEYPGVVEVFTKQNLPELQNLGHLVKDWPALIGEGEETRYVGDALALVVAESEEILEEAKKLVVVEYEKLEPVRNPAEAMKEGAPKIHEKGNLLFHQDLYRGNPEEKIAKSKYVVKDHFSVPFTDHAFMEPECAIAMPDGDDKLLMYTASQNIFDEQREIAQMLSIEPDRIRIQSKLVGGGFGGKEDMSVQHHAALAAYMLKRPVKVKFSRQESIMYHTKRHPMEMDFTVGCDENGILQGLVATIISDTGAYASLGGPVLQRACTHAAGPYNFQDINIQGSAYYTNNPPAGAYRGFGVTQSLFAMEACLNKLADMVGISHWEMRYRNAIKPGDILPNGQIADESTAFIETLEAVKEEYDNAKYVGIGCGIKNSGLGVGIPDTGRCKASVENGKVHVRTAAACIGQGLATVMLQIAAQTLDIATDLIVMEAPDTARTPNSGTTTASRQTLVTGEAVRKVTQMVKDELDKGKTLADLEGQEFYAEYLAKTDPMGTDVPNPVSHVGYGYATQIVILDDNGMLKRVVAAHDVGTPINPINVEGQIEGGVVMSLGYALTEDYPLVDSMPKVKYGTLGLFRATQVPEIKAVIVKKDEQNPMAYGAKGVGEIASIPTAPAVQDAYYMFDKKFRTKLPLGETPYNKKKIED; this is encoded by the coding sequence ATGACTTATACTTTTAATATTAATGGTAAAGAATATGGAACCGAGATAAAGAAGAACTTATTGGATTACTTAAGAGATGATTTAGAATTAACAGGAACAAAAAACGGGTGCAGCGAAGGAGCATGCGGTACCTGTACGGTAATACTGGACGGGAAAGCAATGAGAGCCTGTGTGCTTACTACTGAAAAAATAAACGGGAAAAGTATTATAACTATAGAGGGATTAAGTGAAAGAGAAAGGGAAGTTTATGCTTACGCATTTAGTAAGACAGGAGCCGTACAGTGCGGCTTCTGTATCCCGGGAATGGTAATAAGCAGTAAAGTGCTGCTTGATAAAAACCAGAATCCTACTCTTGATGAAATAAAAACAGCCCTTAGAGGAAATATATGCAGATGTACAGGATATATCAAGATTTTTGATGCGGTAAATCTGGCAGCGGAAATATTCAGAGAAAACAGGGAAGTTCCAAAGGTACAATGCAAAGGTCTTGTGGGAGAAAATCTTGAAAGAGTGGATGCAGTGGAAAAAACACTTGGAACAGGAGTGTATGTGGATGATATCCATATAGAAGGAATGCTTCACGGTTCATGTGTAAGACCGGAATTTCCGAGAATTCTTGTGAAAAAAATTGATATACAGAAAGCAAAAGAGTATCCCGGAGTAGTAGAAGTATTTACTAAGCAGAATCTTCCGGAGCTTCAGAATCTCGGTCACCTGGTAAAGGACTGGCCTGCACTTATAGGTGAAGGCGAGGAAACAAGATATGTGGGAGATGCTCTGGCACTGGTAGTAGCTGAATCGGAAGAAATTCTTGAAGAAGCAAAAAAACTGGTAGTCGTGGAGTATGAAAAGCTGGAGCCTGTTAGAAATCCTGCAGAAGCCATGAAAGAAGGAGCTCCTAAGATACATGAAAAAGGAAATCTGTTATTTCATCAGGATTTGTACAGGGGAAATCCAGAAGAAAAAATAGCAAAGTCAAAATATGTGGTAAAGGATCATTTTTCTGTTCCGTTTACAGACCATGCATTTATGGAGCCTGAATGTGCAATAGCTATGCCTGACGGTGACGATAAGCTTTTGATGTATACTGCTTCACAAAATATTTTTGATGAGCAGAGAGAAATTGCACAAATGCTGAGTATAGAGCCTGATCGTATAAGAATACAAAGTAAACTCGTAGGAGGAGGCTTTGGAGGAAAGGAAGATATGTCTGTTCAGCACCATGCAGCTTTGGCGGCATATATGCTGAAAAGACCCGTAAAGGTAAAATTCTCAAGACAGGAAAGTATAATGTATCACACAAAGCGTCACCCGATGGAAATGGACTTTACTGTGGGCTGTGATGAAAATGGTATTTTACAGGGACTGGTTGCCACTATAATTTCTGATACAGGAGCCTATGCTTCACTGGGAGGACCGGTATTGCAGAGAGCATGTACACATGCTGCAGGACCGTATAACTTTCAGGATATAAATATACAGGGAAGTGCATATTACACTAATAATCCTCCAGCAGGAGCATACAGAGGATTCGGGGTAACGCAGTCATTATTTGCCATGGAAGCATGTCTTAATAAACTGGCAGATATGGTAGGAATATCACATTGGGAAATGAGATACAGAAATGCAATCAAGCCGGGAGATATACTTCCAAATGGTCAGATAGCAGATGAAAGTACAGCTTTTATAGAAACTCTGGAAGCTGTAAAAGAAGAATATGATAATGCCAAATATGTAGGAATAGGATGCGGAATCAAAAACAGCGGTCTTGGTGTGGGAATACCCGATACCGGAAGATGTAAGGCTTCTGTGGAAAATGGAAAGGTGCATGTAAGAACAGCAGCTGCATGTATAGGACAGGGGCTTGCCACTGTAATGCTGCAGATAGCTGCTCAAACACTTGATATAGCCACCGACCTAATCGTAATGGAAGCTCCTGATACAGCAAGAACACCAAATTCAGGAACAACAACAGCTTCAAGACAGACACTCGTTACAGGAGAGGCTGTAAGAAAAGTAACACAAATGGTAAAAGATGAGCTGGATAAGGGAAAAACACTGGCAGATCTTGAAGGTCAGGAATTTTATGCAGAATATCTGGCTAAAACGGATCCTATGGGAACAGATGTTCCAAATCCTGTAAGTCACGTAGGATACGGTTATGCAACACAAATAGTAATCCTTGATGATAACGGAATGCTTAAAAGGGTAGTTGCCGCACATGATGTGGGAACTCCTATAAACCCTATAAACGTAGAAGGACAAATAGAAGGCGGTGTGGTTATGTCGCTTGGATATGCCTTAACAGAGGATTATCCGCTTGTAGATTCTATGCCAAAGGTAAAATACGGTACTCTCGGGCTCTTCAGAGCTACACAGGTACCGGAAATAAAAGCCGTTATAGTAAAAAAGGACGAACAGAATCCTATGGCCTACGGTGCAAAAGGCGTGGGAGAAATAGCAAGTATACCTACAGCACCGGCAGTACAGGATGCTTACTATATGTTTGATAAAAAATTCAGAACAAAGCTTCCTTTAGGGGAAACACCTTATAATAAAAAGAAAATAGAAGATTAA
- a CDS encoding molybdopterin molybdotransferase MoeA yields MKLFKIADLEDVLKILKEQKSEDICEEITIEESLGRILYEDILSDINIPHFDRSTVDGYAVHHKSVNGASEMMPIITKITEKIKMNSIPEKEIKTGESSYIPTGGMMPKGADSVVMMEYTEKLSENDVLIGKTVSPLENVNSTGEDIEKGELVLEAFRKIKAYDMGLLAALGIKNIKVLKKLKIGIISTGDEIIEYYEMPLPGQVRNSNSLSLYGMTERAGAVPYNFGIVKDDEEAVKKALNEALSKCDIVLISGGSSVGERDHTISAVESIPEAEVLVHGIAIKPGKPTIIARSGSKMIFGLPGNPFAVLVIFRTIIEKYINRFSEKEKFVTALFDTNYHKAMGRSEFLPVKLEERDDEVYALPLRVKSSSVAVLAKADGFVIIEKNKEGLYSGEKIKVYEL; encoded by the coding sequence ATGAAATTATTCAAAATAGCTGATTTGGAAGATGTATTGAAAATATTGAAAGAACAGAAATCAGAAGATATTTGCGAGGAAATTACAATTGAGGAATCTTTGGGAAGAATTCTATATGAAGATATATTGTCGGATATTAATATTCCCCACTTTGACAGGTCAACAGTGGACGGATACGCGGTTCATCATAAATCTGTGAATGGTGCATCTGAAATGATGCCTATTATTACAAAAATAACAGAAAAAATAAAAATGAACAGTATTCCTGAAAAAGAAATAAAAACCGGGGAAAGCTCATATATTCCCACTGGAGGAATGATGCCGAAGGGTGCGGATTCTGTGGTTATGATGGAGTACACGGAAAAATTGTCAGAAAATGATGTTTTGATAGGGAAAACCGTTAGTCCGCTTGAAAATGTAAATTCTACAGGTGAAGATATAGAGAAGGGAGAATTAGTATTAGAAGCATTTCGTAAAATAAAGGCATATGATATGGGACTTTTAGCAGCTTTGGGAATAAAAAATATAAAAGTACTTAAAAAACTAAAAATTGGAATAATCTCTACAGGAGATGAAATAATAGAATATTATGAAATGCCCTTACCGGGACAGGTAAGAAATAGTAATTCTCTGTCACTCTACGGGATGACAGAAAGAGCAGGGGCTGTTCCGTATAATTTCGGAATAGTAAAAGATGATGAGGAGGCTGTAAAAAAGGCTTTGAATGAAGCTCTTTCAAAGTGTGATATAGTTTTAATATCAGGAGGAAGCTCTGTCGGCGAAAGAGATCATACGATAAGTGCAGTAGAAAGTATACCGGAAGCAGAGGTTCTGGTTCACGGCATAGCCATAAAACCAGGAAAACCTACAATTATAGCAAGAAGCGGCAGCAAAATGATATTCGGGCTTCCGGGAAATCCTTTTGCAGTACTGGTGATTTTTAGAACAATAATAGAAAAATATATAAACAGATTTTCTGAAAAGGAAAAATTCGTAACAGCACTGTTTGATACTAATTATCATAAGGCAATGGGAAGAAGTGAATTTCTTCCTGTAAAGCTTGAAGAACGCGATGATGAAGTATACGCGCTGCCCCTGAGGGTGAAATCATCTTCAGTAGCAGTACTGGCTAAAGCGGACGGATTTGTGATTATAGAAAAGAATAAAGAAGGACTTTACAGCGGGGAAAAAATAAAAGTTTATGAATTATAG
- the ssnA gene encoding putative aminohydrolase SsnA, whose product MILIGNGRVFTRDENNPYIENGAVLIDGKVIKEIGKTDELKAKYPDAQYKDAKGHLVMPGFINPHMHYYSTFARGMFLDNPPATMFSDILKGLWWRLDRALTLEDVYYSAAMPMIEQIKSGVTTVIDHHASAYAVEGSLFKIADAAREFGIRSNLCYETSDRDGEAIAKAGIKENADFIKYCNEQKDDMIKGLFGFHASMTVSDKTLDESLAAAANVNGGFHVHCAEGIEDVADSLAKYNQRVIERWYKRGVLNEKSIAVHCIHLSSDEIDMLKESNVAVVHNPESNMGNAVGIAPILEMMKRGVLVGLGTDGYTADMTESYKVANIIHKHVNKLPSVGWTEPPQMLFDNNRKIVNRFIDGTTGILKEGAYADIIIVDYKGPTPVNETNLNSHILFGVTGRNVDTTIINGRVVMDERKLVDIDEDRVAAKSVELAQKLWNRI is encoded by the coding sequence ATGATTTTAATCGGTAACGGAAGAGTTTTTACACGTGATGAAAATAATCCATATATTGAAAATGGTGCGGTGTTAATAGACGGAAAAGTTATTAAAGAAATAGGGAAAACTGATGAGCTTAAAGCCAAGTATCCTGATGCCCAGTATAAGGATGCAAAAGGGCATCTGGTAATGCCCGGATTTATAAATCCTCATATGCATTATTACAGTACATTCGCAAGAGGGATGTTTTTGGACAATCCTCCGGCAACTATGTTCAGCGATATACTGAAAGGGCTGTGGTGGAGACTTGACAGAGCTCTGACTCTGGAGGATGTATATTATAGTGCGGCTATGCCTATGATAGAGCAAATAAAAAGCGGTGTTACTACGGTAATAGATCACCATGCCAGTGCATATGCAGTAGAAGGAAGTCTTTTTAAGATAGCTGATGCTGCACGTGAATTCGGAATCAGAAGCAACTTGTGTTATGAAACTTCGGACAGAGACGGGGAAGCTATAGCAAAAGCCGGAATTAAAGAAAATGCAGACTTTATAAAATATTGCAACGAGCAAAAAGATGATATGATAAAAGGACTTTTTGGATTTCATGCTTCTATGACTGTATCGGATAAAACACTTGACGAAAGCCTTGCTGCAGCAGCAAATGTTAATGGAGGATTTCATGTACACTGTGCCGAAGGTATAGAAGATGTGGCAGACTCTCTTGCCAAGTATAACCAGAGAGTAATAGAAAGATGGTATAAAAGAGGAGTACTGAATGAAAAGAGTATAGCAGTACACTGTATCCATCTAAGCAGTGATGAAATAGATATGTTAAAAGAAAGCAATGTAGCTGTAGTTCATAACCCTGAGTCAAATATGGGAAATGCAGTAGGAATAGCTCCGATTCTTGAAATGATGAAAAGAGGAGTATTAGTAGGACTGGGAACTGACGGTTACACTGCTGATATGACTGAATCATATAAAGTAGCAAATATTATTCATAAGCATGTAAATAAGCTTCCAAGCGTGGGATGGACTGAACCGCCTCAAATGTTATTTGATAATAACAGAAAAATAGTAAACAGATTTATTGATGGAACAACAGGAATTCTAAAAGAAGGAGCTTATGCGGATATTATCATAGTAGATTATAAAGGACCTACACCTGTGAATGAAACAAATCTGAACAGTCATATTCTGTTCGGCGTAACAGGAAGAAATGTAGATACTACAATAATAAACGGACGTGTGGTAATGGACGAAAGAAAACTAGTAGACATTGATGAAGACAGAGTAGCTGCAAAGAGTGTAGAACTGGCACAAAAATTATGGAATCGTATATAG